In one Deferribacterota bacterium genomic region, the following are encoded:
- a CDS encoding GTP-binding protein: MAKAKYERKKPHVNVGTIGHVDHGKSTLTSAITK, from the coding sequence ATGGCTAAGGCAAAATATGAGAGGAAAAAACCACATGTGAATGTAGGTACAATAGGACACGTAGATCATGGTAAGAGTACACTAACATCGGCAATAACAAAG